The region CTTAACGCACTGATACTTACTAATCTTGGATCATCCCAACCATCTACAACACCATCTTCCACTAATTTCTTGATATAGCGCTTTCCAGTAATTACATTGGTTAAGTACATCTTTGCAAACTCAATCTGCTTTGGTGGATTCTCGTATTCGAGTTCACGTACTACCCAGTCATAAAGTGGTCTATGGTCTTCAAACTCTAGCGTACAGATGGAGTGTGTAATTCCTTCGATCGCATCCTCAATTGGATGGGCAAAGTCATACATCGGATAAATGCACCATGTATCTCCAGTGTTGTGGTGAGTCATTCTCGCTACACGATAAATTACTGGATCACGCATATTGATATTAGGTGATGACATATCAATCTTAGCTCGAAGTACCTTCGAACCATCTGGGAACTCACCATTCTTCATTTTTTCAAATAAATCAAGGTTTTCTTCCATGCTACGATCACGGTAAGGACTATTCTTTCCTGGCTCTGTTAAAGTTCCACGATACTCTCTCATCTCTTCCGCAGATAAATCGCAAACAAAAGCTTTTCCTTTTTTAATTAACTTTACTGCACCTTCATACATATGCTCAAAATAATCAGAAGCAAAGAAAAGTCGATCCTCAAAATCTCCACCAATCCACTTTACATCTTCAATAATAGATTCGACAAATTCTGTTTTTTCCTTAGTAGGATTTGTATCGTCAAAACGTAAATTGAATGTACCACCATATTTTTTCGCTAATCCACTATTTAAAATAATGGACTTTGCATGTCCAATATGAAGATATCCGTTTGGTTCTGGCGGGAATCTTGTTACTACCTTTTTACAATGTCCCTCAGCTATATCTTTATCAATGATCTGTTCAATAAAGTTTTTTGAGACAACCTCTTTCTCTACTGCCTCATTTACCTCTAGTTTGTTAACATCGCTGTCCATGATGTTCCTCCTAAAATGATATCTCAATAATTCTGCCTTTATGGCATTTACTTATAATTTTACAATCTACTACTTATCATATCACACATTTTTCAAATAGAAAAGATAGAATCTTGTGTAGTGGTAATAATTGAGACTTAAGTCACAAACAAGGAAAAGCATGCTTCGTGTACATTTCCTTGCCATAAACAAAACCTCTTCCTGGCATATTACTATCGTGCCAGGAAGAGGTTTCTTTACTAACTATTATTCCATTTTCATAAGTTTTATATTAGTACTTCTAGTAGTTTAGTGAATCTTTAGCTATTACAAGAATTTCTAATAGAATTTCTCAAAAAAGATATGTTTCCCAATAATTTTATATGGTATCTTTGCCTTCACACACTTTGCTTTGGTTTCCGTTACATAACTATTAAAGTATAGATAATCACCTATTATATTCGTACCATTCATTGCGGCTTTTGCAGCTTCTTTACATTCTGCCATTACATTTTTTTGTTCCTCACTTTTATAGTTTCCGTATACATAAAGCTTTAGTGCTGCTTCTAATGGTGCACCCTTTGTAGTGTATTTACCACTTTTAGTTAAATTATAAGCAGGTTCAAACTGACGTCCCCAGCGTTTTAAATCATAAACTGCTTCTCTTATCGTTGTTACATGATCAAATAAATTACTATCTATACGATTTAGAATAACATTACCAACCGCAACTTTTCCTTTATAACTTTCCCAACCTGCCTCGCAATAGATGATAGCAGTTAATAATCTTAGTTCTGAGCTAGTGTAGGACTTTGCAGTGCTGGCTTCTGTTTTTATTGGTGTACTTGCTACACCAGACAATATGCAGACGATCAATAGTAGGGTAATAAGTTTTTTTAATTTCATATCAATTCTCCTTACTTGAAAACGGCAAGAGTCATCGTTCTTACCTTGGGAATGTATGTATCTTTCCATATAATTTATCTTTTCTTTGGAAAGATATCTTACATAGTGCTTCATATGTTTGTAACATTTATGTAACAATCTTAACATTCTTGTAGAATAATGTCAAATCCTTTAACTGCCATTTCTCAGATAACATTTCTCAGTTCCCATAGCTAATACCAATCAGCTGTATTGTCGTGCCCCCCTAAGTTAAGAGCACATCCCATGGAGAGTTTTTAATTGTTTCAATAAAAAAGAAGACCAATGGTGTGTTCCCTTAGAAGCTTTCACTCCTACCGACACTCCACTTGTCTTCTTGATTAATAAGGTTCCTACCTAATAGATAATCGTTGCATACTTGTAGATAATTGCATACTGGTATTAATCGCAAATCCTACTTTTATACAGTCTACTTCTTGTAATTCATTTATTCCTACATTATTTCATATTCTCACGGTACTCAGCTAGCAAAAGATCAACCATCCTTCCATAGCTTTGCACTCCATCTTCCTGATTGTTCGCCTTTAAATAGGTATCATTCATCATCGTAGCAGCATTGCTAACTGCAGTATTCTCAAATTCACTCCAATAAACTGAATTATCTACTAAATCAGCATGCACTCCTTCATTATAAAGCATCCTAACCTCACGATAACGCTCTTTATTCTGATCATATAGAGCATTTCCAGCAATGATTAAAGCCTGCATTACACCGCTATATTTCAGTTCAACATTGTCTGAGGCGGTACAAACCAAATAAGCAATATAATTTGCTTCATCTTCCCTCATAAAACCACGTAAATGAGCCATTTCATGACATGCGGTTGATGCTATAGAGTAATCTGGAATATCCACATTTACATTTGCCTCCATTGTAAACGGAATGAATATTCCGGTTAATTCCATCTGCGACATTACTCGTGAAAATGTAATCGGTTTTGCAGCTGGATATCTACCTGATAATATAGAATAATCTTTTGAAATTTTTTGATATGCTCGTTTCGTTTCCAGCATTAATTCTTTTTTGGACATTGTGGAATCATAGACTCCACTTTCATCCACCGAAGGAATCGTATCTCTCAAATCATTTGCACGTAATGCTAATGATACACATAATTCATACAATTCATCTTCTGAAGATTCTAATATCGTTAAACCACTGTAATAGCTAAAAGGATAACGATTATAATTAATTCCACACCCTATAATATATAGAGCCAAAACAATACTAATACCGCATAAAATATTTACAATCCCTTTACCGACCACTATGTAACGATCTTCTTTTGTTTTGATACTATGCATAAGGAATCGTATCAAAAGAATCGTTAATAGTATAGGTCCAAGAATAACGATAAGCTCTGCTAACGAAAAAGGAAAGATACCTGTAAGCGTTGATAAAAATAGTGACCATGGGCGATAGAAAAATCTTACTAATACTTTTTCTGTAAAATAACTGCTCCTCTTAGCAACCTGAAGCAACAAAAGAGAAATGGGTAATAGCAATAGAATGAAATTACGTTTCAAACGTAACAATTGTCGAAGTTTGGGCAACTGTTGAATCAGTCTCTTTTCTTTCATCGTATTACCTCATTTCTTTTACTTACAGTCTATTGAAAAGTAACTTTTGCACTACCACTTGATAAATACAATGTAATACGCTTCGTTCCACCTTTGTCTACGAGAACCGAACCGTCATATTTTTTCTTTCCAACCCAGACATCACCATACTTTGAAGTAATATCAAGGCAATAATCTTCTTGTTTCCCTATTAAGTGTAAATTTACCTTACCGTAAGAATTATTGATATCTATCTTATCAACAGAACTATCCTCAACGGTGGCATCTCCACTGCTTAATTTTCCTTTTAGGGAAGTAATTGTAGATTCGTCTATCTTAACATCTCCATAAGAATTATTAAATTGTAATTCCTTTGTTTTTAGCTTATCTATCTTCAAACTACCGCTACTAAGTTCCACAGTTATGCTAGCATCTGGATATTCTTTTGTAAAAAAATCTTCTTCATTTATATTTTTTATCACTATATCTCCATAGCTATTCTTGATATTTGCTTCTCCGATTGCACTCCTATCAATAGTAAGATCACCAGAAGAAGCCACAGTGGTAAGCTTATCAATTGCTGTTGATGTTATTATGGTATCTCCATACGAATTTTCTACCTTTACATCCTTAGCAGAAAAGCTTCCCATTGAAACATTACCGCTTGATACTGTAATATTAACTTTATTAAAGTCTGCGGATGCAGGAATATATAGTTTAAAATAATTCGACTTTTTTAGGCTAATGGAATAACCACCTTGATTCATATTACTATCATTAAAAGTTAATATACCATCTATTATTGAAATAACTGGTTCTTCATTGACATAATAATAAGAATATTCCACGTAATATCCATCCGATGCTATTATATCAAAGTCTGCATACTGTGTGTTTACATTAATTGTAGAAATCTCCTCGATTGGTTCCTTAACAGTTCCAAAATACTTCATATTATCTTCAGTATAACGTTCACTGTCAGTCGTAAAATAAAACTTTCCCTGGCATCCGCTTAACATCAATATTAGAAATAAGCTAACTAGGAGCCATATTTTTTTTTGCTTCATCTCCACTTCCCCTAACTTCCAGTTATTCATCTCATTATACCATACTCACAAGCTCAGATGGTATGTAGCACTTTGTACCGTTTATGTGCACTCACAACGCTTGCCACTGGTTATCAGCAACCCATCAGCATATGGTAATAACTTTCAATTGCACTTTATCCACTCCGTGATTTGATACAAATATTTATGGTATAATGTTTGTAAACATTATACCATAGAATTTGTAAGAAAAAATTAAGAAAGTATTATATTTCGACAAAATTTCTTAAATTAATAAACTTGATTATTTTTTTAAATTTATAAACTAGACTAATTTCTTAAATTCATCGATTTGATCTGAAAATGTTTGTAATGCCTTACGGAAGAAATCTGGATCTGTCAAATCAATTCCAGCAATTTTGGCAGCATCCTCTACATCACTTACTGTTGTTGCATGTAAAAGTGCACGATATTTTGGTAAAAATGCTTCTCCTTCTTCCATATACTTCGCATATAACCCTCTTGCAAATAGACCACCAAATGCATATGGGAAGTTATAAAAACTATTACTACCAGAATAGTAATGCCCCTTACATACCCACATATAAGGATGTAAAGACTCAGAGTCAAGACCATCGCCATAAGCTTCTTTTTGTGCTGCAAGCATCATTTCACATAACTCATCTGCGAACATAAAATTATCGTTACGTTTTTCAATCACCGCAGTCTCAAATAGATAGCGGGAATAGATATCACAGATAATCTGTGTAGCATCCTGAAGCTGACCTTCGATTAATGCTAATCTTTCTTCCCCTTTTGCATCTTTAATTGCTGCATTAAGAATTACATTTTCATTAAAAGTAGATGCGGTTTCTGCTACTGGCATAGAATAATCGCTATTTAATAAGCGGTGGTCATGAATGTTATGGTTATGATAAGCATGACCAAGCTCATGTGCTAATGTAACAATATCAGAAATCGTACCATCATAATTTGATAAAATTCTGCTTTGTTTTATTGGTTGAAGGTTAGCGCAAAAAGCTCCGCCGACCTTACCTGCCTTAGGATAAAAATCAATCCAGCTTTCGTCGAATGCTCGCTCTACCATTTGAGCTAAATCTGGTGCAAAGGTACGAAAATGTGTTAATAAATACTCTTTTGCCTCTTCAATACTGTACTTTTTCTCACTAGCACCCATTGGTGCAAATAAGTCATACCAAGGTAAACCATTCTCATGTCCTAATGCTTTTCCTTTCGCACGAAGATACTCATGGAATTTTGGCATATACTCCTTCATAGCAGTAATCATTGCATTAAGCGTTTCCTTTTGCATGTGCGATTGATCTAAAGTCATATCGAGTACAGAAGAATACCCTCTTAACTTTGATAATGTTAAAACTTGGAGTTTGATACTATTTAAAGAATATGCGACACTGTCTTTTATTTTATTATAACATTCAAGTTCTGCTTCATAGGCTCTTTTTCGAGTAGATTTGTCCGTACTATATGCCATATTACGAATTTCTGATAGAGTAACTTCCTCTCCATCATACAATGCCTTCACCGTTGAAGTAAGATAGCTTTGTAATTCACTCCATGCATTAGCACCTGAAATTGACATCTTAGCAATGATTTCTTCTGTCTCATCGCTCAATAGATGTTTATTGTTTTCCTTTATTTTACGGATGAAATAAGCATATTCACTTAGTCTTTCATCCTCTTTTATTAACGCATCGATATCATCTATTTTAGCAATATATTTCATAAAAATAGTATTTGCTTTTGCTAAATTGGAGGATTTTTGATTGATTTGACCCAGATACGAAGTTGCTTCTGTTTCTTGTGTATTCGTAGACTGACGTAGAGAGCAGTAAGCAGCGAGATGCTCTAATCGAAAAGCTTCCTCTAAACAATCAAAAATTTGATTTAGTGCTTGTTTTTCCGGTAAATTATCAAGTTCTTTTGATAAATTATCCATCTTAACACTCATCAAATCAAACTGTTTCATATCCTCTTTAAAATTTTCATCATCATATCCAGTGTATAATGCATCTAATGACCATGTAGTATTCATATCCTTCTTCCTTTCGCTTTTAATATTTAATGAATCCTAAGTTGTTCTTTTGAACATAAAAATTTCAGTATGTAATCTTGAATGCTCGCTAGGTCTCTACCTTAAGTACAAAGACAATTTGATTAGTTGAAAATCTTCATCTAGCAAAATCCACAGGGTAAAGGTGCATCCCTAGAAGCATTTATCCTGAATTTTCATCTGTATTGAAACTAGCACTATACCACCTTTTTTATTATATAAGTAGTGTCATGTGAGTTTATAGATTATTATAACATAAATTTTCTCGTGTGTTGATAAATTTTGATTGGATTTTTCTTATATAACAGGAAAAAGTACACTTCTTAGCTTATCCATGTCAAGAATTAAGGAACTAGCAAAAACTAATGGATGTATGCTAGTTCCTTTCCTATTCCTCTTAATCTTATTTTGCACGGTTAATTGGTGCAATCCCTTCCTTTTTCGAATTATGCGTTTGATTTTGATTTTCTACTTTTGCCTTTTGAGTAGTACTGTTAAACTTTTCGTTTTGTTTCTTTTGCTCTCTTTTCTCAGAATTATTCGAATGAAATGAATTATTATTATTCATATGGCCTCCCTTAATGTGTTTTAACATATTCTGCCGCACTTTTTGCAGCAATTCTTCCAAAAACTACAATATCACATACCGCATTACCACCAATTCGGTTCGCACCGTGGATTCCTCCAGTAACTTCTCCTGCTGCGAATAACCCTTTGATTGGCTTGCCATCCGTAGAAATTACCTCTGCCTTCGTATTAATCTCTACACCACCCATCGTATGATGAATTGCAGGTGCTACTTTAATTGCATAATAAGGTGCTTTTGAAATAGTTGTCTCCATACCAGTGGTACGATTGAATAAATCTTGTCCCTTTTCTGTAATTGTTTTATTCCAATTTGCCACTGTCTGGATTAATTTATCTGGATCTACATTAATATCACTTGCAAGTTCTGAAAGATTATTCGCTTCTTTTACGATATCTGCATTGATATAACTTTCTACAGCACTTAGTTTCTCTCTTAGTTGTTGATCAAAAATTAGATAAGCGGAACTCCCCTCTTGTTCTAAAATTGCATTAGACAGTGAGTTTCTCGTACTTAATTCATTATAAAAACGCTCTCCGTTACGATTCACTAGGATTGCTCCTTGACCACGAACAGATTCTGTTATCATAATACTGTTTTCCTGCTCTACTGTCGAATGGGTTTGAATTTGATCCATATCAACTACATTTGCACCGATATCCTGTGCCATTATAATACCATCACCGGTAGCTCCAGGAGTATTCGTTGTTTTATAACCAGCAAGCTTTTTATCATATTCCTCTACCATAGCTTCATTAGCACCAAATCCACCTGTTGCAAGAACAACAGCTTCACATGCTATTTTATAGTCTTTCTCTTTTCCCTTTGCTAAAACTCCAGATACTTTACCTTGATCCATTAAAATTTCAGTTGCTTTTGTATTATATAGTATATCAATTCCATTACTTTCTATATTATTTAGAAAGGTATTCACAATGTAATTTCCAATTGGTGCTCCGCCTTCTGGTGCATGCATTCTCTTAAAAGTAGCTCCACCAGAAAATGATAAATTTGTTAATGGTGCTCCAATCGAATCTAACCAAGCGATAGCATCCGCTGAATTCTCCACCATAGTACGTACTAAAGCTTCATTATTTAAATATTTTCCGCCTTTCATGGTATCTGCAACGAAACTCTCAACTGTATCTGCAATTCCCAGTTGCTTTTGAAGAGGAGTATTTGCTGCATTAATACCACCGGTTGCCTTTACGGTATTCCCTCCCGCCATTGGCATCTTCTCTAAGATAACGACAGATAGCCCTGCAGCCTTGGCTTCAATTGCTGCTGTCATTCCAGCCCCACCTGCCCCGATAACACATACATCAACTGCTATCATTTCTTCTGGTAGTGAAGCTCCTTTTGTCGCTTCTGGTTCTACTGGTGCCAATTTAGATACATCGACACCAGCACTTGTAAGTGCTGCTGTAACTGCTTCTATAATTGCTTTACTTGTTGTAGTTGCACCGCTCACAACATCAACCTGAACTGATTGTTGTTCCTCAATTTTTGGTGGTAAGTCACTCACTGCAATGGATCCTATGTTCTTTGTCTCATTTGGTCCAAATACATTAACTGATTCAATTCGGTCATTACTTAGGACAACTGTCGCGGTTATTTCTCCGCCATACCCGGATGCTTTTCCTTCATAAGTTCCGGGTGTAAACCTTCCGCCCGCGGAAGGCGTTGCTGAGGGTGTAGCTCCTCCCTCGTTTTGTTTCTTACTACAAGACATTAATACAAATGCCATGATTACAATCATAGCGATTGCAACAATACGCCTTTTCATAATATTCTCCTTTACTAACAATAAAGCACAAAACTATTACGTTCTCTTATTGTTAAATATATTGCACTGCCAATTTCACAGTTGCTACCAATAGTTTGTATACTTTAATTGGAATTTATGTGTAAAAGAGAATATTATTTGGATTCTTTGACTTTCCACTCCTTAATGGTTGTTCCTAACACATTCTTAATCCGCTTACCCGCTTTCTCTAACGCTGTTGTAGTATTTCCTTTTTGAAACTCTTTTTGTGTCGGGACAATCACATAGTGTTTATTTTCATAAACAGGAAAAACTTTTAGTGGATAATATCCTGATTGCTTTAATGTTACTTTCCCATCTTCCTTACTAACCAGAAGGCGCAGGATGATTGTATCGTTATTTGCTTCGGTAGCCATACTTGATACAAAATTCCCCATAGAATACATGCATAGTACTTGTCTTTTATCACTTGTCTTTATGTATACTGCTTCTTGTAAACAATGAGGATGTGATCCGATAATAACGTCCACTCCAGCCTCTGCCATTTCTTTTGCATGTTGTTTCTGAAGATTCGTAATCTCTGTTGTATTTTCTATTCCCCAATGATTATACGCTATAACAAATTCTGCCCCAGCCTTTTTTGCTTCCTTAACATCACGTTCTACTGACGCTTTACTATAACAGTTAACAAAATTATTTAAATCATTTGCGGATAAACTTTGACGAAAATTAATATATTCCGTATAACTTAAAACCCCAATTTTAATTCCATTTACTTCATAGATAAGAAACCTAGGTAAATCATTTCCTAAGTAAGTTCCTACTTGTGCTATATGATATTCCTGTAATTTTTCTATTGTTTCTCTAATTCCGGCCATTCCACCATCGAGACAATGATTATTTGCAGTAACTACTGCGTCAAAACCTGCATACCGTAAAGCATCTAAAAAAGTTCCAGGCGCATTGCAATTAGGGGAACCTTCTATTGTTTTTTGTTCGTAGGTATAGTAATTTGAATGAGATGTTAAGGTTTCAAGATTTCCAATGACCAAATCACTATTTGAAAATATTTGTTTCACAAAAGAAAAACTATCATTAAAAACATATGTACTTTTACTCTTTGCCCCATACTGTTGAGCACGTAAGCACATAAGATCTCCAGTTATCATCACAGTCGCGCTTTTTGCGATATCCATTGGTTCATCCTTACCACTTAGTAATATTAGCTCGTCTTCGCTCATCTTTTTTCGATAAACACCATCATCCTCCAATATATAACGGTTCTTACTTATCTTACTTAGAGGCTGGTATGCTTTTCTTATTAGAGTTTCTTGCTTTTTTGCAAATACTATCTGACTTTTAAAGTTTGTACAACATAGGAATATAAGTATAAAAGTAAGAAGGAAAGCCCCTATATTTCGTAAGATATATTTCATATTCATAGTAAACTTTGTATTAATGCTAAACTTAATATTCATACTAAACATAATCTCCATATTAAAATTAAATATCATTTCTATCATATGCTCACTTGTCCCATAATATTCCACTAGAAATCCAGGTTATTTTTCTATACCATATTCACACAGTTACTTCTATAGATAAATTATGAGATAAACTATGTCTACAATAGCACACGGTGGGATACATCTTGGTTTTTACTCAGTATGAGCGAAACCTATTATTTTTAGCTATTCATCGATTTACTTATCACTTCATGGGAGTTTTACTAGAATTGTTAGACATGAGGAATTTTTATGAAAGGAAAAACACATATTATCGGTGGTCTTGCCATCTCAGGATTACTGCTTTATTGTAATAAAACTTATCACTGGGATTTACCCATTACATCATTTGAT is a window of Lachnoclostridium phytofermentans ISDg DNA encoding:
- a CDS encoding M3 family oligoendopeptidase translates to MNTTWSLDALYTGYDDENFKEDMKQFDLMSVKMDNLSKELDNLPEKQALNQIFDCLEEAFRLEHLAAYCSLRQSTNTQETEATSYLGQINQKSSNLAKANTIFMKYIAKIDDIDALIKEDERLSEYAYFIRKIKENNKHLLSDETEEIIAKMSISGANAWSELQSYLTSTVKALYDGEEVTLSEIRNMAYSTDKSTRKRAYEAELECYNKIKDSVAYSLNSIKLQVLTLSKLRGYSSVLDMTLDQSHMQKETLNAMITAMKEYMPKFHEYLRAKGKALGHENGLPWYDLFAPMGASEKKYSIEEAKEYLLTHFRTFAPDLAQMVERAFDESWIDFYPKAGKVGGAFCANLQPIKQSRILSNYDGTISDIVTLAHELGHAYHNHNIHDHRLLNSDYSMPVAETASTFNENVILNAAIKDAKGEERLALIEGQLQDATQIICDIYSRYLFETAVIEKRNDNFMFADELCEMMLAAQKEAYGDGLDSESLHPYMWVCKGHYYSGSNSFYNFPYAFGGLFARGLYAKYMEEGEAFLPKYRALLHATTVSDVEDAAKIAGIDLTDPDFFRKALQTFSDQIDEFKKLV
- a CDS encoding cell wall hydrolase, with translation MKLKKLITLLLIVCILSGVASTPIKTEASTAKSYTSSELRLLTAIIYCEAGWESYKGKVAVGNVILNRIDSNLFDHVTTIREAVYDLKRWGRQFEPAYNLTKSGKYTTKGAPLEAALKLYVYGNYKSEEQKNVMAECKEAAKAAMNGTNIIGDYLYFNSYVTETKAKCVKAKIPYKIIGKHIFFEKFY
- a CDS encoding DUF3810 domain-containing protein, translating into MKEKRLIQQLPKLRQLLRLKRNFILLLLPISLLLLQVAKRSSYFTEKVLVRFFYRPWSLFLSTLTGIFPFSLAELIVILGPILLTILLIRFLMHSIKTKEDRYIVVGKGIVNILCGISIVLALYIIGCGINYNRYPFSYYSGLTILESSEDELYELCVSLALRANDLRDTIPSVDESGVYDSTMSKKELMLETKRAYQKISKDYSILSGRYPAAKPITFSRVMSQMELTGIFIPFTMEANVNVDIPDYSIASTACHEMAHLRGFMREDEANYIAYLVCTASDNVELKYSGVMQALIIAGNALYDQNKERYREVRMLYNEGVHADLVDNSVYWSEFENTAVSNAATMMNDTYLKANNQEDGVQSYGRMVDLLLAEYRENMK
- a CDS encoding CapA family protein, with amino-acid sequence MNIKFSINTKFTMNMKYILRNIGAFLLTFILIFLCCTNFKSQIVFAKKQETLIRKAYQPLSKISKNRYILEDDGVYRKKMSEDELILLSGKDEPMDIAKSATVMITGDLMCLRAQQYGAKSKSTYVFNDSFSFVKQIFSNSDLVIGNLETLTSHSNYYTYEQKTIEGSPNCNAPGTFLDALRYAGFDAVVTANNHCLDGGMAGIRETIEKLQEYHIAQVGTYLGNDLPRFLIYEVNGIKIGVLSYTEYINFRQSLSANDLNNFVNCYSKASVERDVKEAKKAGAEFVIAYNHWGIENTTEITNLQKQHAKEMAEAGVDVIIGSHPHCLQEAVYIKTSDKRQVLCMYSMGNFVSSMATEANNDTIILRLLVSKEDGKVTLKQSGYYPLKVFPVYENKHYVIVPTQKEFQKGNTTTALEKAGKRIKNVLGTTIKEWKVKESK
- a CDS encoding glutamine--tRNA ligase/YqeY domain fusion protein translates to MDSDVNKLEVNEAVEKEVVSKNFIEQIIDKDIAEGHCKKVVTRFPPEPNGYLHIGHAKSIILNSGLAKKYGGTFNLRFDDTNPTKEKTEFVESIIEDVKWIGGDFEDRLFFASDYFEHMYEGAVKLIKKGKAFVCDLSAEEMREYRGTLTEPGKNSPYRDRSMEENLDLFEKMKNGEFPDGSKVLRAKIDMSSPNINMRDPVIYRVARMTHHNTGDTWCIYPMYDFAHPIEDAIEGITHSICTLEFEDHRPLYDWVVRELEYENPPKQIEFAKMYLTNVITGKRYIKKLVEDGVVDGWDDPRLVSISALRRRGFTPESIRLFMELCGVSKSNSSVDYTMLEYCIREDLKLKANRVMAIIDPIKLIITNYPEGQVEYLEAMNNQENEEMGTREVPFSRELYIEREDFMIEPPKKYFRLFPGNEVRLMNAYFVTCTDYKTDDAGNVTEVYCTYDPETKSGSGFNARKVKGTIHWVSAPHAIKAEARLYENLVDEEKGVYSEDGSVNLNPNSIVVRECYVEPSLQGAKAFDRFQFLRNGFFCVDCKDSTDEKLVFNRIASLKSGYKPA
- a CDS encoding flavocytochrome c, which gives rise to MKRRIVAIAMIVIMAFVLMSCSKKQNEGGATPSATPSAGGRFTPGTYEGKASGYGGEITATVVLSNDRIESVNVFGPNETKNIGSIAVSDLPPKIEEQQSVQVDVVSGATTTSKAIIEAVTAALTSAGVDVSKLAPVEPEATKGASLPEEMIAVDVCVIGAGGAGMTAAIEAKAAGLSVVILEKMPMAGGNTVKATGGINAANTPLQKQLGIADTVESFVADTMKGGKYLNNEALVRTMVENSADAIAWLDSIGAPLTNLSFSGGATFKRMHAPEGGAPIGNYIVNTFLNNIESNGIDILYNTKATEILMDQGKVSGVLAKGKEKDYKIACEAVVLATGGFGANEAMVEEYDKKLAGYKTTNTPGATGDGIIMAQDIGANVVDMDQIQTHSTVEQENSIMITESVRGQGAILVNRNGERFYNELSTRNSLSNAILEQEGSSAYLIFDQQLREKLSAVESYINADIVKEANNLSELASDINVDPDKLIQTVANWNKTITEKGQDLFNRTTGMETTISKAPYYAIKVAPAIHHTMGGVEINTKAEVISTDGKPIKGLFAAGEVTGGIHGANRIGGNAVCDIVVFGRIAAKSAAEYVKTH
- a CDS encoding DUF4097 family beta strand repeat-containing protein → MKQKKIWLLVSLFLILMLSGCQGKFYFTTDSERYTEDNMKYFGTVKEPIEEISTINVNTQYADFDIIASDGYYVEYSYYYVNEEPVISIIDGILTFNDSNMNQGGYSISLKKSNYFKLYIPASADFNKVNITVSSGNVSMGSFSAKDVKVENSYGDTIITSTAIDKLTTVASSGDLTIDRSAIGEANIKNSYGDIVIKNINEEDFFTKEYPDASITVELSSGSLKIDKLKTKELQFNNSYGDVKIDESTITSLKGKLSSGDATVEDSSVDKIDINNSYGKVNLHLIGKQEDYCLDITSKYGDVWVGKKKYDGSVLVDKGGTKRITLYLSSGSAKVTFQ